A window of Cryptomeria japonica chromosome 3, Sugi_1.0, whole genome shotgun sequence contains these coding sequences:
- the LOC131080033 gene encoding nuclear pore complex protein NUP1 isoform X2, protein MADFWEGGGRGGEEGEASGSYVGGGAGGKLRTLRSARRAAATPYDRPQRGRHAPAAVRAAARGDSDSSSWLRRVVVDPASRLINNGAVKWFNSVFRKRALLPPDHTQGVQEERLREVEDEAAENAVLTNLIDKEGEVSPVERQRSESEIAGLEQLLKNKTLSREKFNCLIGLLQSRVVDNSPGMENYDVKMREDLNGRNEPNRVQIAESQRWQDERKKAREVKDNLSFGNGLFSDALSPSVIGNVCDDVRSTPVDIAKAFMGLQSHRAPTSTLHLQHRLFGDESTPCRLFRDAYTPDRPNAYQLVPRTTDGKLFGNGQVEDRLKTPSNRLNSLQYPRSQNRGQGQNHTPYAKNFRQQAHSEHIGDGTPISTPASQWTPIQSPLTGGRQMLKKRSGSVLDDGMTSGRPMRRIRQKTSVCTALRNSDPSCSTSNQLNLLSSHANDFGQKTVAGVAMKPMETEKHKLLSALPFQEEGTKTLTSNLGYVPQESSETARKILEHLERMVPSPKEKSVESLLATARSKSPTRLNVSMLNGRARRSTETVDNVPFLDMHEQSTFSFQGNHQSRAQETSYSEQTFEGNGQSPLNSLETSEEPPKFHGTGDVALQHVDAGSSKVDMKLQVLYSPPVPDKNKGFRMSLCEESDEEDCVSENATIFVNSQTGNGTFTSHGNSTDVTTLKGDKAISSIRSSEANTLTDATSVVVESPTNSSEFTFPVVSATGFFPEPPTPTVIPSPLCKGNAQPVTDYIAPTYNFGSTSTSKGPDFSSSTSACTDVDTSKPEFDFKFERKPEEAFSTAVAAAVSTSPHQTSLGSSEPLVSVFKGASDPVFSENIPSVSSSNSNFSTSTVAIPALGITVFSGPVSKTDGNSSVSFLSPGTSALKGALANNNSCMMDSNSGTHGGASCVVVTENLVRSLTSGEKSTIKSESASKASNFSPCGPLLDVTSAAESTVITTSGTKNSKSNFVPNSQSAFAGSLFEQASSSSAAIASASFIIGSSTSLGPLSSSPPSGSLFSNSPSVTFGSTSPVFGSAVVASVSSCSSGSSGSSGLTASSSSSSCSLPSAGLSTNPFGVNTPAPLFSSRTAANGIATTTTYGVPSNPSLGLSGTYFGGSSASSSGVSITPQFGSTLSVSFGLSTTLQSNTSSSCGLSTTPQFGSNASSLFGSSSTSQFVSNSTSSVPSMIFSENTTPCFATGSRPSYGSGSTSIFSSGSTFGSGNSSFGGNATSFASSSSTALGGSGVSFSSASTSPFGGSIASFGSSSLPVSGGSSSLFGSSNTPMFGSNNNPPFGVAQFFRASSAASSSQLLAHSSGSGFGSTPALGSTGFSFGGSVAASSSSFPVGTSSGTSPSTYTFGSKDTTTLAPQSMFGLTNSNPTFGATTATPLTDQMEDSMAEDLTQVSAPTIFSGQAASSAPGFMFSQQSVPPSFMFNSQPSPQVANPYAAGGQGTFTPPGGALEFSGGSFSLGATGEKPGRKFVKIKRDRGRKK, encoded by the exons GAGTTCAAGAAGAAAGGCTTCGAGAAGTTGAGGATGAAGCTGCGGAA AATGCTGTGCTAACaaatttgattgataaagagggagaagtcAGCCCCGTGGAAAGACAAAGAAGTGAGTCTGAAATTGCTGGACTTGAGCagctcttgaaaaataaaacactctcgag GGAGAAGTTCAATTGCTTGATAGGTTTATTACAGTCACGAGTTGTAGATAATTCTCCTGGCATGGAAAACTATGATGTAAAAATGAGAGAAGACCTTAATGGTAGAAATGAACCAAACAGAGTGCAAATTGCAGAGTCTCAGAGatggcaagatgagaggaagaaggcAAGGGAAGTGAAAGATAACCTTTCTTTTGGCAATGGCTTGTTTTCTGATGCATTGTCTCCCTCTGTTATTGGAAAT GTTTGTGATGATGTTCGTTCGACTCCAGTAGATATAGCAAAAGCTTTTATGGGTCTGCAGTCTCACAGGGCACCAACATCCACTTTACATTTGCAGCATAGACTTTTTGGAGATGAGAGTACACCATGTCGGTTATTTCGAGATGCATACACGCCAGATAGACCCAATGCTTATCAACTTGTACCAAGAACAACAGACGGCAAGTTGTTTGGGAATGGGCAGGTTGAAGACAGGTTGAAGACCCCATCCAATAGGCTTAACAGCCTCCAATATCCGAGGTCTCAAAACAGAGGTCAAGGCCAGAATCATACCCCATATGCCAAAAATTTTCGTCAGCAGGCTCATTCTGAG CATATAGGTGATGGGACTCCAATTAGCACCCCAGCATCACAATGGACACCAATACAATCTCCACTAACAGGTGGACGACAG ATGTTAAAAAAGAGGAGTGGCTCTGTATTGGATGACGGTATGACATCAGGACGTCCAATGAGAAGAATCCGGCAAAAGACTAGCGTTTGCACCGCATTGAGGAATTCTGATCCATCATGTTCAACCAGTAATCAGTTAAATCTTTTGTCATCACATGCAAATGATTTTGGACAGAAAACAGTGGCTGGAGTTGCTATGAAGCCTATGGAAACAGAGAAACATAAACTTCTGTCAGCATTGCCATTCCAAGAGGAGGGCACAAAAACTTTGACTTCAAACCTTGGGTATGTTCCACAAGAATCTAGTGAGACAGCTCGTAAAATTTTGGAGCATCTGGAGCGGATGGTGCCCTCGCCTAAAGAAAAGTCTGTGGAATCACTGTTGGCAACTGCAAGGTCCAAGTCTCCTACACGGTTGAATGTTAGCATGCTTAATGGACGTGCAAGAAGAAGCACTGAGACTGTAGACAATGTACCCTTTCTGGATATGCATGAGCAAAGCACCTTTTCTTTTCAGGGAAATCATCAATCACGTGCTCAAGAAACCTCTTATTCTGAGCAAACCTTTGAAGGTAATGGCCAATCTCCGTTAAATTCTTTGGAAACTTCTGAGGAACCACCTAAATTCCATGGTACTGGAGATGTAGCTCTCCAGCATGTAGATGCGGGTTCATCAAAGGTGGACATGAAATTGCAAGTTCTTTATAGTCCCCCCGTTCCAGACAAAAACAAAGGTTTTCGAATGAGTTTATGTGAG GAGTCTGATGAAGAGGACTGTGTAAGTGAAAATGCTACTATTTTTGTTAACTCTCAGACTGGAAATGGCACATTCACATCTCATGGAAATAGTACTGATGTTACAACTTTGAAAGGGGATAAAGCAATATCATCTATAAGATCCTCGGAAGCTAATACTCTCACAGATGCAACTTCTGTTGTGGTTGAGTCACCTACAAATAGTTCAGAGTTTACCTTTCCTGTTGTTTCAGCTACTGGTTTTTTCCCGGAACCACCGACCCCAACAGTAATACCATCACCTTTGTGTAAAGGTAATGCTCAGCCTGTGACAGACTATATTGCTCCGACTTACAATTTTGGTTCAACGAGCACTAGCAAAGGGCCTGATTTCTCATCCTCTACAAGTGCATGCACTGATGTGGATACTTCCAAGCCagaatttgattttaaatttgaaagaAAGCCTGAAGAAGCTTTCAG TACTGCTGTTGCTGCGGCTGTGTCCACTTCACCCCATCAAACTTCGTTGGGATCATCAGAACCTTTGGTTTCGGTCTTTAAAGGTGCATCTGACCCAGTATTCTCAG AAAACATACCATCTGTATCAAGTTCAAATAGCAACTTCTCTACATCAACTGTTGCAATACCTGCCTTGGGCATCACAGTATTTAGTGGACCTGTTTCTAAGACAGATGGTAACAGTTCagtgtcatttttgtctcctgGAACAAGTGCCTTGAAAGGTGCTCTGGCAAACAATAATAGCTGTATGATGGATTCAAACTCTGGCACCCATGGTGGAGCATCATGTGTTGTAGTTACAGAGAACTTAGTAAGAAGTTTAACCAGTGGAGAGAAAAGCACAATAAAATCTGAAAGTGCATCTAAAGCCAGCAATTTTTCTCCTTGTGGACCTCTTCTTGATGTAACCAGTGCTGCCGAAAGTACAGTAATCACTACAAGTGGgacaaaaaattcaaaaagtaaCTTTGTGCCTAATTCTCAGTCAGCCTTTGCAGGATCTCTTTTTGAGCAGGCCTCAAGTTCTTCTGCAGCTATAGCTTCAGCCTCCTTTATAATTGGGAGTTCTACTTCCCTGGGTCCACTTTCTAGTTCTCCGCCTTCAGGATCTTTATTTTCAAATAGCCCATCTGTAACGTTTGGTAGTACAAGCCCTGTATTTGGATCAGCTGTGGTTGCTTCAGTATCAAGTTGTTCATCTGGCTCATCTGGCTCATCTGGCTTGACTGCATCTAGTTCTTCTAGCTCTTGCAGTTTGCCTTCTGCTGGCCTCAGTACCAATCCATTTGGCGTAAACACACCTGCTCCATTGTTTTCTTCTAGAACTGCAGCAAACGGAATTGCCACTACAACCACATATGGTGTTCCAAGTAACCCTTCATTAGGGTTGAGTGGTACTTATTTTGGTGGGAGCAGTGCTTCATCATCTGGTGTAAGTATTACTCCTCAGTTTGGTTCCACTTTGTCTGTTTCATTTGGATTGAGCACCACTCTGCAGTCCAACACCTCTTCTTCTTGTGGATTGAGTACGACTCCACAGTTTGGCTCCAATGCATCTTCTTTATTTGGATCAAGCAGCACTTCTCAGTTTGTTTCAAACTCAACTTCATCAGTCCCAAGTATGATATTTAGTGAAAATACCACACCTTGTTTTGCCACAGGTTCCCGTCCTTCATATGGTTCTGGGAGTACCTCAATATTTAGTTCTGGAAGCACATTTGGATCTGGCAACTCATCATTTGGTGGAAATGCCACCTCATTTGCTTCTTCCAGTTCTACAGCATTGGGTGGAAGCGGTGTCTCCTTTAGCTCTGCCAGCACTTCACCTTTTGGTGGAAGCATTGCTTCATTTGGTTCTAGTAGCCTTCCAGTATCTGGTGGAAGCAGTTCTTTATTTGGCTCTTCTAACACTCCAATGTTTGGTTCAAATAACAATCCACCATTTGGTGTGGCACAGTTCTTTCGGGCTTCCAGTGCTGCTTCCTCTTCACAATTGCTGGCACACTCTTCTGGATCTGGGTTTGGTAGTACTCCAGCTCTGGGCTCCACAGGATTTTCTTTTGGAGGATCTGTTGCTGCAAGCAGCAGCTCATTTCCTGTTGGAACCTCAAGTGGTACCTCACCTAGTACATATACTTTTGgttccaaggacaccacaacattgGCTCCGCAATCAATGTTTGGGTTGACAAATTCAAATCCTACTTTTGGTGCAACCACAGCAACACCACTTACCGATCAGATGGAAGACAGTATGGCAGAGGATCTTACACAAGTATCTGCTCCAACTATATTTAGTGGACAGGCAGCTTCGTCAGCCCCTGGATTTATGTTTTCTCAACAAAGTGTGCCACCAAGTTTTATGTTTAATTCCCAACCAAGTCCACAAGTAGCTAATCCTTATGCAGCTGGTGGCCAAGGGACATTTACTCCTCCAGGAGGGGCACTTGAGTTTTCTGGTGGAAGTTTCTCTCTTGGAGCTACAGGTGAAAAACCTGGCCGTAAGTTTGTAAAGATAAAACGAGACAGGGGAAGAAAAAAGTAG
- the LOC131080033 gene encoding nuclear pore complex protein NUP1 isoform X1: MADFWEGGGRGGEEGEASGSYVGGGAGGKLRTLRSARRAAATPYDRPQRGRHAPAAVRAAARGDSDSSSWLRRVVVDPASRLINNGAVKWFNSVFRKRALLPPDHTQGVQEERLREVEDEAAENAVLTNLIDKEGEVSPVERQRSESEIAGLEQLLKNKTLSREKFNCLIGLLQSRVVDNSPGMENYDVKMREDLNGRNEPNRVQIAESQRWQDERKKAREVKDNLSFGNGLFSDALSPSVIGNVCDDVRSTPVDIAKAFMGLQSHRAPTSTLHLQHRLFGDESTPCRLFRDAYTPDRPNAYQLVPRTTDGKLFGNGQVEDRLKTPSNRLNSLQYPRSQNRGQGQNHTPYAKNFRQQAHSEHIGDGTPISTPASQWTPIQSPLTGGRQMLKKRSGSVLDDGMTSGRPMRRIRQKTSVCTALRNSDPSCSTSNQLNLLSSHANDFGQKTVAGVAMKPMETEKHKLLSALPFQEEGTKTLTSNLGYVPQESSETARKILEHLERMVPSPKEKSVESLLATARSKSPTRLNVSMLNGRARRSTETVDNVPFLDMHEQSTFSFQGNHQSRAQETSYSEQTFEGNGQSPLNSLETSEEPPKFHGTGDVALQHVDAGSSKVDMKLQVLYSPPVPDKNKGFRMSLCEESDEEDCVSENATIFVNSQTGNGTFTSHGNSTDVTTLKGDKAISSIRSSEANTLTDATSVVVESPTNSSEFTFPVVSATGFFPEPPTPTVIPSPLCKGNAQPVTDYIAPTYNFGSTSTSKGPDFSSSTSACTDVDTSKPEFDFKFERKPEEAFSSTAVAAAVSTSPHQTSLGSSEPLVSVFKGASDPVFSENIPSVSSSNSNFSTSTVAIPALGITVFSGPVSKTDGNSSVSFLSPGTSALKGALANNNSCMMDSNSGTHGGASCVVVTENLVRSLTSGEKSTIKSESASKASNFSPCGPLLDVTSAAESTVITTSGTKNSKSNFVPNSQSAFAGSLFEQASSSSAAIASASFIIGSSTSLGPLSSSPPSGSLFSNSPSVTFGSTSPVFGSAVVASVSSCSSGSSGSSGLTASSSSSSCSLPSAGLSTNPFGVNTPAPLFSSRTAANGIATTTTYGVPSNPSLGLSGTYFGGSSASSSGVSITPQFGSTLSVSFGLSTTLQSNTSSSCGLSTTPQFGSNASSLFGSSSTSQFVSNSTSSVPSMIFSENTTPCFATGSRPSYGSGSTSIFSSGSTFGSGNSSFGGNATSFASSSSTALGGSGVSFSSASTSPFGGSIASFGSSSLPVSGGSSSLFGSSNTPMFGSNNNPPFGVAQFFRASSAASSSQLLAHSSGSGFGSTPALGSTGFSFGGSVAASSSSFPVGTSSGTSPSTYTFGSKDTTTLAPQSMFGLTNSNPTFGATTATPLTDQMEDSMAEDLTQVSAPTIFSGQAASSAPGFMFSQQSVPPSFMFNSQPSPQVANPYAAGGQGTFTPPGGALEFSGGSFSLGATGEKPGRKFVKIKRDRGRKK; this comes from the exons GAGTTCAAGAAGAAAGGCTTCGAGAAGTTGAGGATGAAGCTGCGGAA AATGCTGTGCTAACaaatttgattgataaagagggagaagtcAGCCCCGTGGAAAGACAAAGAAGTGAGTCTGAAATTGCTGGACTTGAGCagctcttgaaaaataaaacactctcgag GGAGAAGTTCAATTGCTTGATAGGTTTATTACAGTCACGAGTTGTAGATAATTCTCCTGGCATGGAAAACTATGATGTAAAAATGAGAGAAGACCTTAATGGTAGAAATGAACCAAACAGAGTGCAAATTGCAGAGTCTCAGAGatggcaagatgagaggaagaaggcAAGGGAAGTGAAAGATAACCTTTCTTTTGGCAATGGCTTGTTTTCTGATGCATTGTCTCCCTCTGTTATTGGAAAT GTTTGTGATGATGTTCGTTCGACTCCAGTAGATATAGCAAAAGCTTTTATGGGTCTGCAGTCTCACAGGGCACCAACATCCACTTTACATTTGCAGCATAGACTTTTTGGAGATGAGAGTACACCATGTCGGTTATTTCGAGATGCATACACGCCAGATAGACCCAATGCTTATCAACTTGTACCAAGAACAACAGACGGCAAGTTGTTTGGGAATGGGCAGGTTGAAGACAGGTTGAAGACCCCATCCAATAGGCTTAACAGCCTCCAATATCCGAGGTCTCAAAACAGAGGTCAAGGCCAGAATCATACCCCATATGCCAAAAATTTTCGTCAGCAGGCTCATTCTGAG CATATAGGTGATGGGACTCCAATTAGCACCCCAGCATCACAATGGACACCAATACAATCTCCACTAACAGGTGGACGACAG ATGTTAAAAAAGAGGAGTGGCTCTGTATTGGATGACGGTATGACATCAGGACGTCCAATGAGAAGAATCCGGCAAAAGACTAGCGTTTGCACCGCATTGAGGAATTCTGATCCATCATGTTCAACCAGTAATCAGTTAAATCTTTTGTCATCACATGCAAATGATTTTGGACAGAAAACAGTGGCTGGAGTTGCTATGAAGCCTATGGAAACAGAGAAACATAAACTTCTGTCAGCATTGCCATTCCAAGAGGAGGGCACAAAAACTTTGACTTCAAACCTTGGGTATGTTCCACAAGAATCTAGTGAGACAGCTCGTAAAATTTTGGAGCATCTGGAGCGGATGGTGCCCTCGCCTAAAGAAAAGTCTGTGGAATCACTGTTGGCAACTGCAAGGTCCAAGTCTCCTACACGGTTGAATGTTAGCATGCTTAATGGACGTGCAAGAAGAAGCACTGAGACTGTAGACAATGTACCCTTTCTGGATATGCATGAGCAAAGCACCTTTTCTTTTCAGGGAAATCATCAATCACGTGCTCAAGAAACCTCTTATTCTGAGCAAACCTTTGAAGGTAATGGCCAATCTCCGTTAAATTCTTTGGAAACTTCTGAGGAACCACCTAAATTCCATGGTACTGGAGATGTAGCTCTCCAGCATGTAGATGCGGGTTCATCAAAGGTGGACATGAAATTGCAAGTTCTTTATAGTCCCCCCGTTCCAGACAAAAACAAAGGTTTTCGAATGAGTTTATGTGAG GAGTCTGATGAAGAGGACTGTGTAAGTGAAAATGCTACTATTTTTGTTAACTCTCAGACTGGAAATGGCACATTCACATCTCATGGAAATAGTACTGATGTTACAACTTTGAAAGGGGATAAAGCAATATCATCTATAAGATCCTCGGAAGCTAATACTCTCACAGATGCAACTTCTGTTGTGGTTGAGTCACCTACAAATAGTTCAGAGTTTACCTTTCCTGTTGTTTCAGCTACTGGTTTTTTCCCGGAACCACCGACCCCAACAGTAATACCATCACCTTTGTGTAAAGGTAATGCTCAGCCTGTGACAGACTATATTGCTCCGACTTACAATTTTGGTTCAACGAGCACTAGCAAAGGGCCTGATTTCTCATCCTCTACAAGTGCATGCACTGATGTGGATACTTCCAAGCCagaatttgattttaaatttgaaagaAAGCCTGAAGAAGCTTTCAG CAGTACTGCTGTTGCTGCGGCTGTGTCCACTTCACCCCATCAAACTTCGTTGGGATCATCAGAACCTTTGGTTTCGGTCTTTAAAGGTGCATCTGACCCAGTATTCTCAG AAAACATACCATCTGTATCAAGTTCAAATAGCAACTTCTCTACATCAACTGTTGCAATACCTGCCTTGGGCATCACAGTATTTAGTGGACCTGTTTCTAAGACAGATGGTAACAGTTCagtgtcatttttgtctcctgGAACAAGTGCCTTGAAAGGTGCTCTGGCAAACAATAATAGCTGTATGATGGATTCAAACTCTGGCACCCATGGTGGAGCATCATGTGTTGTAGTTACAGAGAACTTAGTAAGAAGTTTAACCAGTGGAGAGAAAAGCACAATAAAATCTGAAAGTGCATCTAAAGCCAGCAATTTTTCTCCTTGTGGACCTCTTCTTGATGTAACCAGTGCTGCCGAAAGTACAGTAATCACTACAAGTGGgacaaaaaattcaaaaagtaaCTTTGTGCCTAATTCTCAGTCAGCCTTTGCAGGATCTCTTTTTGAGCAGGCCTCAAGTTCTTCTGCAGCTATAGCTTCAGCCTCCTTTATAATTGGGAGTTCTACTTCCCTGGGTCCACTTTCTAGTTCTCCGCCTTCAGGATCTTTATTTTCAAATAGCCCATCTGTAACGTTTGGTAGTACAAGCCCTGTATTTGGATCAGCTGTGGTTGCTTCAGTATCAAGTTGTTCATCTGGCTCATCTGGCTCATCTGGCTTGACTGCATCTAGTTCTTCTAGCTCTTGCAGTTTGCCTTCTGCTGGCCTCAGTACCAATCCATTTGGCGTAAACACACCTGCTCCATTGTTTTCTTCTAGAACTGCAGCAAACGGAATTGCCACTACAACCACATATGGTGTTCCAAGTAACCCTTCATTAGGGTTGAGTGGTACTTATTTTGGTGGGAGCAGTGCTTCATCATCTGGTGTAAGTATTACTCCTCAGTTTGGTTCCACTTTGTCTGTTTCATTTGGATTGAGCACCACTCTGCAGTCCAACACCTCTTCTTCTTGTGGATTGAGTACGACTCCACAGTTTGGCTCCAATGCATCTTCTTTATTTGGATCAAGCAGCACTTCTCAGTTTGTTTCAAACTCAACTTCATCAGTCCCAAGTATGATATTTAGTGAAAATACCACACCTTGTTTTGCCACAGGTTCCCGTCCTTCATATGGTTCTGGGAGTACCTCAATATTTAGTTCTGGAAGCACATTTGGATCTGGCAACTCATCATTTGGTGGAAATGCCACCTCATTTGCTTCTTCCAGTTCTACAGCATTGGGTGGAAGCGGTGTCTCCTTTAGCTCTGCCAGCACTTCACCTTTTGGTGGAAGCATTGCTTCATTTGGTTCTAGTAGCCTTCCAGTATCTGGTGGAAGCAGTTCTTTATTTGGCTCTTCTAACACTCCAATGTTTGGTTCAAATAACAATCCACCATTTGGTGTGGCACAGTTCTTTCGGGCTTCCAGTGCTGCTTCCTCTTCACAATTGCTGGCACACTCTTCTGGATCTGGGTTTGGTAGTACTCCAGCTCTGGGCTCCACAGGATTTTCTTTTGGAGGATCTGTTGCTGCAAGCAGCAGCTCATTTCCTGTTGGAACCTCAAGTGGTACCTCACCTAGTACATATACTTTTGgttccaaggacaccacaacattgGCTCCGCAATCAATGTTTGGGTTGACAAATTCAAATCCTACTTTTGGTGCAACCACAGCAACACCACTTACCGATCAGATGGAAGACAGTATGGCAGAGGATCTTACACAAGTATCTGCTCCAACTATATTTAGTGGACAGGCAGCTTCGTCAGCCCCTGGATTTATGTTTTCTCAACAAAGTGTGCCACCAAGTTTTATGTTTAATTCCCAACCAAGTCCACAAGTAGCTAATCCTTATGCAGCTGGTGGCCAAGGGACATTTACTCCTCCAGGAGGGGCACTTGAGTTTTCTGGTGGAAGTTTCTCTCTTGGAGCTACAGGTGAAAAACCTGGCCGTAAGTTTGTAAAGATAAAACGAGACAGGGGAAGAAAAAAGTAG